From the genome of Sinanaerobacter sp. ZZT-01:
TGACAAATTGTCAATGAGTTTTTTAAAATTTTGGATAAAAAGATGAAAAAGATAAATAAATATGATAAACTAATTGCTATCAATACTTTACTTAACATAGGAGGGCACTATGAAATTACAAGAATCCGGTGAAAATTATTTGGAAACCATTCTGCTGCTGGAGCAGGAAAAAGGAATGGTACGTTCCGTGGATATTGCAAATAAATTGGATTTTACAAAGGCAAGTATCAGCCGTGCTATGGGTATTTTAAAACGTGAAGAATATATTACCGTTGAAGATGGAGGAAATATTGTATTAACTGAAAAAGGAAGAAAACGAGCAAAAAGCGTTTACGAAAAACACCGTTTGATTGCACAGTTTTTAGTGGAAGCACTGGAGGTTGGTGAGGAGACGGCAGAGCAGGATGCCTGCCGAATTGAGCACATTATCAGTGAAGAAACGTTTTCTCAAATGAAGCTTTGGCTGGAAGCAGCGGCTTCTTTTGATGATGAGTTTACTCAACCGTTAGATCGGTGAGCTGAGCTTCTGTGAGTTCGCAAAGAGAGTGCACGGAGAGTTCCATTTGAAGACCAATACGGCCGCCGCTGACGATAATTGTATCGAAGGCAGCGGCTTTTTGATCGATACAAGTAGGAAACTGTTTTTTCATACCGATGGGCGAGCAGCCCCCCTTTATGTATCCAGTGATATTTGTAATATTTTTTGCTGGTATCATTTCAACCTTCTTTTCCTTAAAATGCTTTGCAGCTTTTTTTAGATCCAATTCACAGGAAACTGGAATAACACAGACATAATATTCCTTACTGCTTCCTTGTGTGACTAAGGTTTTGAATACCTGGTTTGGATCTTTTCCTATAGATTTTGCGACAGAAAGACCGTCTGAAAAGCCGTTCGAGGCATTATAAGTATAGATTTGATGCGCAATTTTTTTTGCATCCAATAAACGGAGTGCGTTCGTCTTTGATATAGATGCTTTTGACATGATTACCTCCTTGATTTGTTACGATAAAAAAGATAGAAACAACGTTTCTATCTTTTTTCTATTTTTTACCCTTGTAAACAGTTGTTGTACTTTTCTTCTGCTTCATTCCAGTTGATTACTTCAAACCAGTTGCTGTAGTAGTCTGGCCGACGATTTTGATAATCTAGATAATACGCATGCTCCCAAACATCAACTGCCAGGACTGGACACAAACCCATCGTTAGAGGAGTATCCTGATTTGGTGTTTTTACTATGCTGAGATTGCCATCTTGATCGCTTACTAAATAAGCCCAGCCAGAACCAAATTGGGAGAGTGCGGCTTCTTTCAACTTCTTTTCAAGTTCTTCTGTTGAACCGAAAGTTTCTTCTATTTTATCTTTAAACTTTCCAGATGGTTCGGTCGCATTTGCAGGTGCCATACCATCAAAATATAAAAAGTGGTTATATACACCTCCGGCATTATTTCTGACTGCGGTACGAATGCTTTCCGGCAATTCGTCCTGTCGTATGATGAGTTCCTCTAAGGACCAGTCTTGATAGGCAGGGAAGTCAGCCAGTGTTTTATTTAAATTATCTACATAGCTTTGCAAATGTTTGTCATGATGAAAGCAAAGTGTGCTTTTTCCAATGTGAGGTTCAAGTGCGTCATACGAATAGGGCAGTGGTTTTACCTCAAATTTGTAATGCTCGTTCATATCAGTCTTCTCCTCTCAAAAATAAGTATTAAATAGCATTCTAGCCTTATTATAACAGTTTACTTCATAAGTTTCAAATAAATAGCACTTGACAAATATAAAAAATAAATTATTATAGTGAGTATAGATATATCTAATATCGATATAAAAGTGATTTGCTAAAAAAAGAAGGGAAGAAAGAGAGAAAAATGGCAAGAGAGCAATTGAAAACTTTAACAGAGCCGATGTATTATGTACTATTAGCTTTGACAAAGGAGCAGCACGGGTATGCGATCATGCAGAACATTACAAAGCTTACAGAGGGACGGGTCGAGGTCGGTGCAGGAACTTTGTATGCATTGCTGTCTCGTTTTGAAAAAGAAGGAATTGTGATACAGACTCGGGAGATAGAGCGTAAAAAGCTGTACTGTTTGAGCGAATTAGGAGAGAAACTTTTAACTCGTGAGTATGCAAGGCTCAATCAAATGGTAAAGGATGGCGACTTATTTTTTAATCAAGACGGCACCTTGCCCCCAATTGACCGGGGTGGGATTGAAGAGGAGGAAGAAGTCTTATCCGCAATAGAAAATGAATCGAAAGATGAACCCGAAGTGCCTTTAGGGGAGAATGTGAAAAAACCGAAAATTGTGTCAAAACCAAAAGGCTTGCGTCATGCATTTGAAAAAGGTTTGTTAACAACATAGAAGGGGTAATGGTAGATATGTTACAAAATAGTAGAAGAAAGGAAAAATACTGCTGGCATTTTTGGCCGTTTTTCAAACATGGGTATCAATATATTCCAGAATATTTAAAAGAAAAAGAAAAAAGAGGATTTCGTTTTTCTTCTTTAGGGTGTTTCTCTGTTTTTGCAAAATATCAGAAAGTAGAGCCTCAAGAAGTGAGGTATGATATAGATGTTTTCCGCCCAAAGGCTTATATAGACATACAGCCTTATCTCGATTTATGTGAAGATTCGGGGTGGGAACTTCGATGGCAGTGGGATGAATATAAAATTTTTCGGGCGATAGACGGGAAGAATCCTACCGTGTTGCAATCCGATTTACAAACAAGACAAGAACAAGAAGCAGGTATCATAAAACGTAACTTTTTCAGTAGATTATTTTTTTGTATATGGTTTACTTTTCTGTTTTACATCCTTCAAAGTAAGTGGAGCTGGAGTCAATTCTATTTGGATTCTTATGGGGATCAATGGATAGTAGGTGTTGCTTTTATAATTTTTATCGCGGGCTTTTTTGCTTTATTTTTTCAAATGTGTATCGCATATCGTTTCTATTGTAATAAAAAAAATCAGAAAGAATTTGAAGCGGGAGATTCCTTGAAACGCATAAAAAGATGGATGGGCATTGTTAAAAATATGTACTCCTTATTTGCATTTCTTGCTGTGATTATAAGCGTTTTTTTGCTTGTATGGGACTTGGACTGGTCGATTTTCGCAGGAGGGATAATCGGAGGGGCAATCGGCGCTACACTTCGAGTTGCATCGATTCGATCTAATTGGCCGTCAGATGTAAAAATGAAAGGGACTCATTCCTCGACATACTATTTTAAAATCGGAATTCTGTTTCTTACTTTTTTTTCTATTTTATCTTTTGCTGCTTGGGAAAATAAAGAAATTTTAGAAAAAAGTAATTTTTGTGTAAAGGAAATTACAAAATCCGAAGACTATTATACACCTTGGCTTGGCGGAAGCTGCTTGATTGAAGTCAGACAAGAGAAGATGATAAATAAGATATGGGTGAGCCTTGATGAAGAAATCCGCGGATCAAAGTATTTTCAAGTCGTAGAGTCAAATGGAAAAAGAGAAATTTTGATGGAGCGCGAGATCTTAAAAGAAAAAGAAAGAGAGCAGTACGGGGACTACGATATGGGATTTTTGTATCCGCAGAAGGGTAGAGTCTTGCTTCGAAAAGGGAAAACGATTTATATTACAGATAAAAAATAATGAAAAAATCCTCAAACCTGGTGTTTGAGGATTTTTCATAGTGTGAATCTATGTTAAAAGAAGGAAAGTGTGCCATTTAATATAGACTGTCAATCGAAATCAAATCATATTCCGGTCCATATTCTACAATTAAGGAGTCTGCAGCTTCTGCAATCATTGCTTGCAGACTTACTTCATTTTTTATAGCCTCGTCCTGATTCAGCTGTTGGCGAGTTTCATAATCTGCGGATTTATCACCGGGGAAATAATATTGATACAGCTTCTCGTAATAGAAAGTTGTCTCCCATATCTTCTGATAAATAGCATTCGTCATATAGCTTGCCTGTAATGCTTGCTTATAAGCAGAAGCGCTGCCCAAGGAATGAACCTGATTCTTTATATCAGTATTGATTTTTTCCTTTTCCTGTTGGGAGAGAGCTAGCTTATTTTTTTTTGCAAGTTTTTCAATGGCATAGACTTCTCTTAGAGCTGTCAATGTATCGGATTTTAATCGGCGTTGTGAGCTGCCGTCCGTATCATTGATAAAACAAGATTCGTCTGTATCTTCCATTGTTTTTTTCATATTGAGAAAGTGGTAACGATATTCTTCTAAGGATACCTCTTTTTCATCGATTTTCATAACATAGTTTACGGAAATGTTTTTTTCTCCAATTTTTAAATAGGCAGGTTCCATTTCATATTGGTTTTTCTGATTTTCCTTGCATGCAACTGTTCCAAGAAAGCAAATAATACCCAATAGTGAAAAAAGGGCAAGCCATTTTAATGGCAGATACCTTCGGATTTTCATTGGTTGGATTCTCCTTTATTTAAAAACTGCTTCAGCAATTTTATCTTATGGTTCATTTTAATAAAACGACCTTTACCATGTATCTTTCATTGTAAAGGTCGTTCATGTCGTTCATATGAAGATAAAATGATGATTTACTGAAAGCTAATAAACGGTTTATTCCTCTGGCGTATTTGTTGATGCGGGAGAAACAAAGGTCCAAGTCAAAATATCACCTTCATTTAAAATCGTATTTTTTGCATCTAGTTCAGGCGACTGGTCGTTTATCTTAAAACTCCAGCCAGTTGGATTTTCTGGAAGTTCGTTTGCTGCATCTTCATTCTGATCTGTAGATTTGACAGAAATTCCGTTTATGCTTTTGATTATCCCGGATTTATGCTCAATAGGAGTTTCTGTAATTTTTCCGTATAATACGATCGCATCCAAAACGGTAGAATCCTCTTCAATGGTGAATGGACCATGGACATCCTGTTCTTCACTGTCTTCAGGATAATCAATTGTTAAAGTGATGGAAGGACCTGATAGATGGTCAATTCTATAAGTTTCAGCATCGGAAGCAAGCAGCAGATAAGTATTCATGTCATTTACGATATCACATAAAGCAATCGTTGCCTGCCTCG
Proteins encoded in this window:
- a CDS encoding SurA N-terminal domain-containing protein — translated: MKIRRYLPLKWLALFSLLGIICFLGTVACKENQKNQYEMEPAYLKIGEKNISVNYVMKIDEKEVSLEEYRYHFLNMKKTMEDTDESCFINDTDGSSQRRLKSDTLTALREVYAIEKLAKKNKLALSQQEKEKINTDIKNQVHSLGSASAYKQALQASYMTNAIYQKIWETTFYYEKLYQYYFPGDKSADYETRQQLNQDEAIKNEVSLQAMIAEAADSLIVEYGPEYDLISIDSLY
- a CDS encoding metal-dependent transcriptional regulator, whose protein sequence is MKLQESGENYLETILLLEQEKGMVRSVDIANKLDFTKASISRAMGILKREEYITVEDGGNIVLTEKGRKRAKSVYEKHRLIAQFLVEALEVGEETAEQDACRIEHIISEETFSQMKLWLEAAASFDDEFTQPLDR
- a CDS encoding PadR family transcriptional regulator encodes the protein MAREQLKTLTEPMYYVLLALTKEQHGYAIMQNITKLTEGRVEVGAGTLYALLSRFEKEGIVIQTREIERKKLYCLSELGEKLLTREYARLNQMVKDGDLFFNQDGTLPPIDRGGIEEEEEVLSAIENESKDEPEVPLGENVKKPKIVSKPKGLRHAFEKGLLTT
- a CDS encoding DUF2812 domain-containing protein, with amino-acid sequence MLQNSRRKEKYCWHFWPFFKHGYQYIPEYLKEKEKRGFRFSSLGCFSVFAKYQKVEPQEVRYDIDVFRPKAYIDIQPYLDLCEDSGWELRWQWDEYKIFRAIDGKNPTVLQSDLQTRQEQEAGIIKRNFFSRLFFCIWFTFLFYILQSKWSWSQFYLDSYGDQWIVGVAFIIFIAGFFALFFQMCIAYRFYCNKKNQKEFEAGDSLKRIKRWMGIVKNMYSLFAFLAVIISVFLLVWDLDWSIFAGGIIGGAIGATLRVASIRSNWPSDVKMKGTHSSTYYFKIGILFLTFFSILSFAAWENKEILEKSNFCVKEITKSEDYYTPWLGGSCLIEVRQEKMINKIWVSLDEEIRGSKYFQVVESNGKREILMEREILKEKEREQYGDYDMGFLYPQKGRVLLRKGKTIYITDKK
- the ybaK gene encoding Cys-tRNA(Pro) deacylase, whose protein sequence is MSKASISKTNALRLLDAKKIAHQIYTYNASNGFSDGLSVAKSIGKDPNQVFKTLVTQGSSKEYYVCVIPVSCELDLKKAAKHFKEKKVEMIPAKNITNITGYIKGGCSPIGMKKQFPTCIDQKAAAFDTIIVSGGRIGLQMELSVHSLCELTEAQLTDLTVE
- a CDS encoding superoxide dismutase, with amino-acid sequence MNEHYKFEVKPLPYSYDALEPHIGKSTLCFHHDKHLQSYVDNLNKTLADFPAYQDWSLEELIIRQDELPESIRTAVRNNAGGVYNHFLYFDGMAPANATEPSGKFKDKIEETFGSTEELEKKLKEAALSQFGSGWAYLVSDQDGNLSIVKTPNQDTPLTMGLCPVLAVDVWEHAYYLDYQNRRPDYYSNWFEVINWNEAEEKYNNCLQG